GTCTCGCGCTCCTTGAAGCGGCAATCCGGGCGTTACAGGCGCAACCACCGGGAACCGCGCTCAACACCCGCGAACTGGTCGAACTCGCGACGGCAAGCGGCCTGTGGGCAAACAACGGCGCGAAAACGCCGGAGCAAACCCTCTACTCCGCCATCTTCCGTGAAATCGCCACCAAAGAACGCCCCCGAATCATCCGCAGCGCCGAGCGCGGCAAATTTGAGTTGAATCGAAAAGGTTAATTTTTTTAGCGTCAGCAAGCAAGTCTGTCTTGCAGCTCAAGTCCTTCCCGCGCCCTCTCAAAGAAAAGGCCGCAGGGGGGAACCGTTGGGGGTCGGATCGGGCTTCCCCGGCTCTCCGCCGGTTGCGGAAACTGTCTTTGACAGCCCGAGTCCTTCCCGCGCCCTCACGGGAAAAAGGCCCAGGGGGGAATCGTTGGCCTCAGGTGGGCAAGCGGCGAAAGGTCAGCTTGGAGCCGCCGCAGCCATTCCATTTTTTCAATTTCATTCATGATAAAAACACCTCTCGAATTGATTTTCAGTTGTCGAAGCAGTTCTTTTTTTGCTGTTCCGCAACTCGTTGTCAATAAGCAATTTTCCAATTTCTCAATTCCTCACAAGCCCTATATATGTAGTGATTATGAAAAATTGAAAATTTGCTGACGCAATCTATTCAGATATCTGCTCCGCATGAAGCGGGAGCAGAATATCAGAATGCTTGCGCGTCTTCAGTTTTTTTGCGCCTCGTTTTACACGTCTTCTTCTCCGGGCTTGCTTTTCTTTTTTCAGGTTCGGTTGCCTTAAGCGATTTGGGCGGGACGTAATGGGGCGACGCCTTGCCAAAATGGTAGCATTTCATCGCCTGCTGCCGCTTTGCGGGATCGCCGGAACGCTCTTCCAGTATTTCGTTGTCGACGAGAAGCGAGATTGCCGATTCAACTTTAGACTTGGAGGCTCCGCTGATCTCCCGCATCTTCTCCACCAACCGGGTTTTGGGAAGAGGCGGTTTCAGCTCGTCGAGATATTCATGGATTGTCTCCGCAACATCTTCCATTGTCAGCTTCCGTTTCTTCGCCAGCTCGGACTGGCCCGATTTGACCTTACCTTCCAGGTCGTCCGGAGCGAACTCCGGCGCAAGCACCCACAGGTTGTTTTCATCCTTTCGGAGGCAAAACGGAGCGACCGGCGGAAAACTCCTCACGCAGCAATAGACCGACACCACACCATCCTCCTCATGGGGGCGAAGCGTGAGATGGGCGTCCGGCGACCGCGACTGCGCCCCCGCGCCGGAACCCACGTCCGTCACGCTCTTGTTCGCCTGGCCGCCCTTGCTGGTGTGATGTACGAGGACAAAGGCGGCTTTCGACGTTTGAGCGTAGCCATCCAGCAGATTGTAGATGGCCGTGATCTGCCCGTTGCTGTTCTCATCGACGTCCGGCGGCAGCGCCTTATACAAGGCGTCGATGACAATAACGTCGAACTCGCGCTCCTTGAATTCCGTCATCTTCTCCTTCAGCTCCCGCAGGTCTTTTTTTCCGCCGCGTTGCGGAAAGACGGTCAGGTTGTCGAGAATTTCATCATCGGGCGATATCCCCATCGCCCTGGCGACTTTAGCCAGACGACAGCCAAGCGTTTCCTTGTGCAGCTCGTTGTCGATCAGAAGAACCCGCGACTTCGCGCATCCGCGCCCTTGCCATTCACATCCGGCGGCGAGGCTGAACGCCAGCTGCATTACCAGCCAAGATTTTCCGGTCTTGGGGGCGGCGACAAGGTTCATCACCTCCTCGCGCCGAAGCAGACCGTCGATGATGGGCTCCTTCATATCGGGAAACCTCCGCATCAGCTCCCGCGCGCCGAAATAGCGTTGTTCCTCGTTTTTCTTCAGGAGATTGGCGATGATCTCATCTGGCGGCAGTTCATCGAAACCCAGCAGTACGTCACCGCCGCGACCGATTTCGCCACGGTCGAGCGCGTCACGGAGCATGGATTGATCCGGGAGCATCTGTTGTTCTTCATGGACATCGGAAGCCGTGAAGTTCGGCTCGGCGGCATCGCCCATAGCCCGGACGGCAATTGGACGGCGCAGATCGCCCGAAATATGTGCGACATGTGGGACGGCTTTCTGCTCGGCAAAAAATATCTGATCCATGACCGCGACGCCCTGTTCACCCGGCGATTCGATTCAATCTTCGAATCCATCGGGATAACCGTCAAAC
The sequence above is a segment of the Victivallis lenta genome. Coding sequences within it:
- a CDS encoding HTH domain-containing protein, producing MQKAIVKVGRNRVEVEVIAQTESGYQVRSLKSGREFTIAKLEAPAQRLALLEAAIRALQAQPPGTALNTRELVELATASGLWANNGAKTPEQTLYSAIFREIATKERPRIIRSAERGKFELNRKG
- a CDS encoding AAA family ATPase, with protein sequence MDQIFFAEQKAVPHVAHISGDLRRPIAVRAMGDAAEPNFTASDVHEEQQMLPDQSMLRDALDRGEIGRGGDVLLGFDELPPDEIIANLLKKNEEQRYFGARELMRRFPDMKEPIIDGLLRREEVMNLVAAPKTGKSWLVMQLAFSLAAGCEWQGRGCAKSRVLLIDNELHKETLGCRLAKVARAMGISPDDEILDNLTVFPQRGGKKDLRELKEKMTEFKEREFDVIVIDALYKALPPDVDENSNGQITAIYNLLDGYAQTSKAAFVLVHHTSKGGQANKSVTDVGSGAGAQSRSPDAHLTLRPHEEDGVVSVYCCVRSFPPVAPFCLRKDENNLWVLAPEFAPDDLEGKVKSGQSELAKKRKLTMEDVAETIHEYLDELKPPLPKTRLVEKMREISGASKSKVESAISLLVDNEILEERSGDPAKRQQAMKCYHFGKASPHYVPPKSLKATEPEKRKASPEKKTCKTRRKKTEDAQAF